One part of the Humulus lupulus chromosome 9, drHumLupu1.1, whole genome shotgun sequence genome encodes these proteins:
- the LOC133802542 gene encoding obg-like ATPase 1, whose protein sequence is MPPKAAKGKEVPTERPILGRFSSHLKIGIVGLPNVGKSTLFNTLTKLAIPAENFPFCTIEPNEARVNIPDERFEWLCQQFKPKSEVSAFLEIHDIAGLVRGAHQGQGLGNSFLSHIRAVDGIFHVLRAFEDPDIIHVDDTVDPVRDLEIISEELRLKDIEFMERKIEDVEKSMKRSNDKQLKVEHECCGRLKAWLEDGKDVRLGDWKAADVEILNTLQLLTAKPVVYLVNMNEKDYQRRKNKFLPKIHAWVQEHGGEQIIPFSCALERNLADLPPDEAAKYCEENKVQSALPKIIKTGFSAINLIYFFTAGPDEVKCWQIRRQTKAPQAAGAIHTDFERGFICAEVMKFEDLKEHGTESAVKAAGKYKQEGKTYVVQDGDIIFFKFNVSGGGKK, encoded by the exons ATGCCTCCCAAAGCTGCTAAGGGAAAGGAAGTACCGACTGAGCGACCCATTCTCGGACGATTCTCTTCTCATCTTAAGATCGGAATC GTTGGATTGCCAAATGTTGGGAAGTCTACTCTTTTTAACACTCTTACTAAGTTGGCAATTCCCGCCGAGAACTTCCCCTTCTGCACAATTGAACCTAATGAGGCTCGGGTAAATATCCCTGATGAGCGATTCGAATGGCTTTGCCAACAATTCAAGCCAAAGAGTGAG GTTTCTGCATTTCTGGAAATTCATGATATAGCTGGACTTGTTCGAGGTGCCCATCAGGGGCAGGGTTTGGGCAACAGTTTCTTATCTCACATTCGAGCAGTTGATGGAATTTTCCATGTTTTAC GTGCATTTGAAGATCCTGATATTATTCATGTTGATGACACAGTAGATCCTGTGAGGGATCTAGAGATTATTAGTGAAGAATTGCGACTAAAG GATATTGAATTTATGGAGAGGAAAATAGAGGATGTTGAAAAAAGTATGAAGAGGAGCAATGACAAGCAGCTTAAAGTAGAGCACGAGTGCTGCGGAAGG CTCAAGGCATGGCTTGAGGATGGAAAAGATGTCCGTCTAGGGGATTGGAAAGCTGCAGATGTGGAAATACTGAATACATTACAATTGCTAACTGCCAAGCCTGTTGTTTACTTG GTTAACATGAATGAGAAAGATTACCAAAGAAGAAAGAACAAGTTTTTGCCAAAGATACATGCTTG GGTTCAAGAACATGGTGGGGAACAAATTATTCCTTTCAGCTGCGCATTAGAAAGAAATCTTGCTGATCTTCCACCTGATGAGGCGGCAAAGTATTGTGAGGAGAACAAAGTACAAAG TGCCCTTCCAAAGATCATAAAGACTGGATTTTCAGCAATTAATCTCATTTACTTTTTCACAGCTGGTCCTGATGAG GTTAAGTGCTGGCAGATCAGACGACAGACAAAAGCTCCTCAAGCTGCAGGGGCTATCCATACTGATTTTGAGAGAGGGTTCATCTGTGCTGAG GTCATGAAATTCGAAGATCTGAAGGAACATGGCACTGAATCAGCTGTTAAG GCTGCCGGGAAGTACAAACAAGAGGGGAAGACTTATGTGGTTCAAGATGGAGACATCATATTTTTCAAGTTTAATGTTTCCGGAGGTGGGAAGAAGTGA